In Miscanthus floridulus cultivar M001 chromosome 8, ASM1932011v1, whole genome shotgun sequence, the sequence GTTTATAGAAAGTTAAAACGgactttttctcttctttttctccaCTGACCTTATCGTCGCCCGACACCGATGGCCGCCGCGCCTCCGCCCGCTGCGCCGCCGTCCCACATGTCCGCCGCTCTCATCACCTTCCCCTCCTCTCACCCCTATCCTTCCCTCCCCGCGCCGCCCAAGCCCCCAAGCCCCAGGCCCCCTCCACTCCACCTCGTCCCCCGCGTCGCCGCATACCCCGCCGCATCCGCGGCCACCCCGCGCCGCagcgcctcctccacctccgccaCCGAGCGACTCCGCGTTCTCGTACGCCGCTGCGAACTCGACGATGCCCTCCGCCTCGTCGACTCCCTCGAAGGGCTCGACCCGCCCTCGCCCGCCGCGGCGGGGCCCTGCGCCGCGCTCATCAAGAAGCTCTGCGCGTCGGGCCGCACCGCGGACGCGCGCCGCGTGCTGGGCGCGTGCGGGCGCGACGTCGTGGCCTACAACGCCATGGTGGCGGGCTACTGCGGGGCCGGGCAGCTCGACGCCGCGCGCAGGCTCGTGGCGGACATGCCCGTGGAGCCCGACGCGTACACCTACAACACGCTCATCCGAGGCCTCTGTGGTCGCGGGCGGACCAGCAACGCCCTCGCGGTGCTCGATGATATGCTCCGCCGCGGCTGCTTGCCCGACGTCGTCACCTACACAATTCTGCTCGAGGCCACCTGCAGGAGGAGCGGGTACAAGCAGGCCATGAAGCTCCTCGACGAGATGCGCGACAAGGGGTGCGCCCCGGACATCATCACCTATAATGTCGTCCTCAATGGTATCTGCCAGGAAGGCCGGGTTGACGACGCAATGGAGTTCTTGGAGAACTTACCGTCCAATGGGTGCGAGCCGAACACTGTTAGCTACAACATTGTGCTGAAGGGCTTGTTCACTGCTGAACGGTGGGAAGACGCCGAGAAGCTCATGGAAGAGATGGCCCACAAGGGTTGCCCTCCGAATGTGGTAACATTTAATATGCTCATCAGTTTTTTGTGTCGTAGAGGATTGGTTGAGCCTGCAATGGAAGTTCTTGAGCAGATCCCCAAGTACGGATGCACGCCTAATTCATTGAGTTATAACCCACTTCTTCATGCCTTCTGCAAACAAAAGAAGATGGATAAAGCAATGACATTTGTAGAACTAATGGTGTCCAGGGGTTGTTACCCAGACATCGTTTCATACAACACTCTGCTTACTGCACTCTGCCGCAATGGGGAAGTTGATGTTGCTATTGAATTGCTTCATCAACTCAAGGACAAAGGCTGTAGCCCGGTCTTGATTAGTTATAACACTGTCATTGATGGCCTTACTAAGGCTGGCAAAACAAAGGAAGCATTGGAACTGTTGGATGAGATGATCAGCAAAGGGCTCCAACCAGATATCATTACTTACACAACAATAGCTTCTGGTCTTTGTAGAGAAGACAGAATTGAGGAGGCGATTAGAACATTTTCTAAAGTGCAAGATATGGGTATAAGGCCCACTGTGGTATTGTACAATGCTATTCTTCTTGGGCTCTGCAAAAGGCGTGAAACACATAATGCTATCGACCTGTTTGCTTACATGATATCGAATGGCTGCATGCCGAATGAATCGACTTACACTATACTTGTTGAAGGCTTGGCTTATGAAGGCTTGGTAAAGGAGGCAAGAGAACTGCTTGGTCAATTGTGCTCTAGAGGAGTTGTGAATAAGAAATTTATGAAGAAAGGAGCCGTTAAGATGCTAGATGGACCTACACAAACTTAGTGATGATCAGTTAGTGTACACTATATGAACATCTTCGCAGGGAACTTTCTTGACAGTACGATTGCGATGCCTTAACTGATGCTACTTTCTTATTAACATGTGGAGTGCCTTTTGTCAAATTTCCAGCATAAATCCTACTCCATTTTTCAAATGACTAGAAATTTGCTtgcattatttttatttatttcttgtgCACATAATCATCTTTGGCATGGTAGTACCTGTGCAAAACTAGAAAGTTGGTCTATTCATGTTCAAATGCAAATCGAATGAAAGATGTTTCACAACTAGCTACTTCTTGGAACAAGAGGTCCAAATCTGGATTGCATTATATTACATGAAAATCTCAATTGAACGAAAATTAGTCATCCAGATTTCCCCATGTCACATGGTGTTACAAAAACTACGGAAAATTAGCCAGTAACCAGAAGTATGATTCAAAACCTCACTCTCAGTGGCTGATGTTCCTGCTTGGAATGGAAGGCATATTGAAATTGTTAGATTCAGCTTTTCTACTGAAACATAATTACACTGTGTCTGTGTATCATTGTATCTCAACTGGCATAGAGTAAAATAGCCCTTGAGATCTATTATGTACTGTGACAGTTCCTAAGAGTTAATCTGAACCTTTTAGTTATTTATTGATCTATTGCTAGTATTGAGAGAAGGGCATGGTTATGCTCACATCTGCCATTATGATCCAAGTGGTTGGAAACATCTCTGTAGTTTCAGGGTAATCAGTAAAAGATCAAGTAACAGGTCACTACCTGAATGCTGTTACGTTTTGCACGATCAACCTTCACTTAGCATGTTATACTTTAAAATTTTGCTTAACTTTTTCTTTAGGGAAAGGCTTCTGTGTGTTTTTATCCTTTTCAACTTCTGCTGACCTGGTTTTAGCTACCTCTTATTCTATTACAGTGCACAAATGCTAGTGGGAGGCAACTGTCTTGGATTGCCATCAGAAAGTGCTCACACATTGTTCCTCCTGCCTTTTTGTTTTGAAGTGTATAAACATGAACCTTATTCATCAGTCAGGAGCTGTAATCTGGTCACATGTCCAACGCTCTAAGGGTAATAATGCAAATAATTGGTGAAAGTTTTGCATGTCCATTGTATGTAGATTTTTTTCCCAGTTTGAAGTTATCAGAGTGCGCTCCTTATCAGAGTGTCCCAGCAATTATATGGTGAAAATGAGCCAATAAtctctttttttttgcgaataaTCTCTTGGTGAAAAAGAGCCAATAATCTCTTGATCTGATTCAGTTTCATTCCTGTAGCTGTGGCTGACTTTATGTAATTTGGAAAAGCTGGAAACTCGCACTCATCTCCATGACCACACTTAGAATCAAAGTGTGTGTCATGCAATGCTTGTCAAGCCTTTTATTtaggaggaaaaaaaaaacagctaaaTATTAAGTTAGACAAAAGGAAATCTGCATGTTATTCGCTACACCAGTCGTTAGCACTTAATTAGCAAGCTCTTGTTCAGTATCACTTTATGTGAATTAAAAAGAGTGGAGGTCATGACTACTTTTCTAGCTGGAAACAGCATGTGTACTTTCTACCACTGCACATGTTATATGACAAACTCACAAGGCATACAAAAAAGCACAAGAATTCAGAGTACCGGATTAACATTTTACAAAATTCCCCTATGTGTGTCCTGCAGTACCAGCAGATTAGTGTTTTTTTTACAAAAGCATAGGCGCTGGATGGATGGAGCAAGGATGCGTGGTTCCTTAAACATACTTCTACGATCAGAAATAGAGGGAAACCGTGTTCAGGAGTCAGAAATGCGCAGGCTAATTCTGTCTTTCATCTGGTTGATCAGGATTGTGGCGCTGCTGCTGGAGCGGCTGGTTTAGGTGCGTTTAGAAGAGGCGTGATGGCCTTCACCACGATGGTCATGTTTGGTCGGAAGTCGGATTCATACTGAACGCACAACGCTGCAACTGCTGCCAGCTGAAAACAAATGGGAAATGCCAGTAAGTCACTGTAGCATATCCGGCAAAACATTCTTGGAAACATGTATATATGACCCAATTAAGCGTGAGAActtttttcttgttttgtttaCCTTTGCAACAGCCTTTGGAGGGTAATCACTGTTGAGCTTCGGATCAACACACTGCTTCACTTTATCTTCACTCAACCTTGGAGTGGCCTAATCATGATGTTCACAGTCAGGAGATTACTGGCATTTGCATAGTACGAGTTTCAGGAAGGAAGCAAATTACACAAAACACATTACCCAAGTAACAAGACTTTGCTGGCCTTTCGGCATGGTGTGATCGACCGGCTTCCTTCCGGTCAGCAACTCTAGAAGGATCACGCCGAAGCTGTAAACATCACTCTTTTGGTTGATCTGGCCTGTCATAGCGTATCTGAGAAAATGGTCCAGAATACCATACCAATCTGGGTAAGAACTAAGAAGGCTAATGCTACAAACGCAAAACAATGCAGTATGTAGTTGCAAAATTTGCCATGCCAGATCTATCGTCGTTCTTCATCGATCTTACTCTGGGGCATGGTATCCAAAAGTCCCTAGCACGCGAGTGGAGTGCAACCGCGCGGCGGTGTCGGTCCCCTGGTTGGTGAGGTTGAAATCAGCAATCTTGGAGCTGAAATCGTCGAATATGAGGACGTTGCTGGACCGGATGTCTCGGTGAACGATCGACGGCTGGACTTTCTCGTGCAGGTACTCTAGCCCTCTTGCTG encodes:
- the LOC136477525 gene encoding pentatricopeptide repeat-containing protein At1g09900-like; its protein translation is MAAAPPPAAPPSHMSAALITFPSSHPYPSLPAPPKPPSPRPPPLHLVPRVAAYPAASAATPRRSASSTSATERLRVLVRRCELDDALRLVDSLEGLDPPSPAAAGPCAALIKKLCASGRTADARRVLGACGRDVVAYNAMVAGYCGAGQLDAARRLVADMPVEPDAYTYNTLIRGLCGRGRTSNALAVLDDMLRRGCLPDVVTYTILLEATCRRSGYKQAMKLLDEMRDKGCAPDIITYNVVLNGICQEGRVDDAMEFLENLPSNGCEPNTVSYNIVLKGLFTAERWEDAEKLMEEMAHKGCPPNVVTFNMLISFLCRRGLVEPAMEVLEQIPKYGCTPNSLSYNPLLHAFCKQKKMDKAMTFVELMVSRGCYPDIVSYNTLLTALCRNGEVDVAIELLHQLKDKGCSPVLISYNTVIDGLTKAGKTKEALELLDEMISKGLQPDIITYTTIASGLCREDRIEEAIRTFSKVQDMGIRPTVVLYNAILLGLCKRRETHNAIDLFAYMISNGCMPNESTYTILVEGLAYEGLVKEARELLGQLCSRGVVNKKFMKKGAVKMLDGPTQT
- the LOC136477526 gene encoding probable protein kinase At2g41970; translation: MSCCGGAEEDSYGPPANQAVPPPNANAPGNRGGPRGPGAPRVGGPAKPVSIDVPAIPFDELKKITNNFSDRALIGEGSYGRVYNAALSDGRAAVIKKLDTSASQDSDTDFAAQIAMVSKLKNEYFLELLGYCLEDGNRMLAYQFATMGSLHNILHGKKGVQGAEPGPVLNWAQRVKIAYGAARGLEYLHEKVQPSIVHRDIRSSNVLIFDDFSSKIADFNLTNQGTDTAARLHSTRVLGTFGYHAPEYAMTGQINQKSDVYSFGVILLELLTGRKPVDHTMPKGQQSLVTWATPRLSEDKVKQCVDPKLNSDYPPKAVAKLAAVAALCVQYESDFRPNMTIVVKAITPLLNAPKPAAPAAAPQS